In uncultured Cohaesibacter sp., a genomic segment contains:
- a CDS encoding alpha/beta hydrolase yields MQQIVRRFEVTSSDGLTLRGEVFGDHTARGLPVVCLPGLTRTSRDFHQLAERLSTDPEHPRLVLTLNSRGRGPSDHDRDPSNYNVMTEARDVIDTLAAAGLPEAAFIGTSRGGLLMLAIAAMRPTLVAAAVFNDIGPVIDAMGIARIKTYLTRSEPVRTWDDAVEFVKSANAHHFTTLSERDWESVALMTFRDENGVPVSDFDPYIIRALEGVDVSEATINLWPQFLALSHCPTLVMRGELSDILPLSVAREMAQRHPDCELVEIRGHGHAPMMIFDEVNDPIAAFLERVDTKRTADTPKATPEWLPKGEVVYLDDVARQAESKKAQLEAALSGQPI; encoded by the coding sequence ATGCAACAGATTGTCAGACGCTTCGAAGTGACCTCCAGTGATGGCTTGACCCTGCGAGGAGAGGTCTTTGGCGACCACACAGCAAGAGGATTGCCCGTTGTCTGCCTGCCGGGACTGACGCGCACCAGTCGCGATTTCCATCAGCTCGCCGAACGCCTGTCGACCGATCCGGAGCATCCGCGCCTTGTGTTGACGCTGAACAGCCGCGGTCGAGGGCCCTCGGACCATGACAGGGATCCCAGCAACTACAATGTGATGACCGAAGCCCGCGACGTGATCGATACGCTTGCCGCAGCAGGTCTGCCGGAGGCAGCATTCATCGGCACCTCACGCGGTGGCTTGCTGATGCTGGCCATCGCCGCCATGCGACCCACGCTTGTTGCTGCTGCCGTCTTCAACGATATCGGCCCGGTTATCGATGCCATGGGCATCGCCCGTATCAAGACCTATCTCACCCGCTCCGAGCCGGTTCGAACATGGGATGATGCGGTCGAGTTCGTCAAGTCAGCAAACGCCCACCATTTCACCACCCTGTCAGAAAGGGATTGGGAGAGCGTGGCGCTGATGACATTCCGCGACGAGAACGGTGTGCCTGTCAGCGACTTCGATCCCTATATCATCAGGGCCCTCGAAGGCGTTGACGTCAGTGAGGCCACGATCAATCTCTGGCCCCAGTTTCTGGCCCTCTCCCATTGCCCGACGCTTGTCATGCGCGGCGAGCTTTCGGACATTCTCCCCCTGTCCGTCGCAAGAGAAATGGCCCAACGCCATCCCGATTGTGAGCTGGTGGAAATAAGGGGTCATGGCCATGCCCCAATGATGATCTTCGACGAGGTCAATGACCCGATCGCCGCCTTCCTTGAAAGAGTGGACACAAAGCGGACCGCTGATACGCCAAAGGCCACCCCCGAGTGGCTACCCAAAGGCGAGGTTGTCTATCTTGATGACGTTGCCCGACAGGCAGAGAGCAAGAAGGCACAACTCGAGGCAGCCCTCTCTGGCCAGCCGATCTGA
- a CDS encoding lytic transglycosylase domain-containing protein, translated as MIKAPFKSAIASLCLLATTSLVVAQTLPQTVPVPRARPATGPMMAPVIPPPTPAPVSLVPERLPEPAQTVEETAEAAAGAASEAGTDAAMLPADLTVLPKNRTDPMVPVATVGSGATLQPPKAAPTVQSAASTLPAVERHDNGISAERGSLKEALTALDKNDQKTALAIQKGMKPSLDRTLLTYILIIGGYHDLPASEIKAFYEQKTGWPSRDLTKRRIEEAVARETNSGAEMVRAFGNSIPGSTTAAIELAISQAMVGNKAQAAKLISPIWREQALSDDTESKIRSSLGSVLTNADHFYRASYLLYRERANGALRLKGYLTDAQMKLVNARVAVIRGDRNAASLLNAVPSSLRNDPGYIFSKIQYLRRANKETEAADLLLKAPLDEDRLINHDVWWDERRLLARMMLNNGDAKRAYRIAARHSAESGVDFSEAEFHAGFFALRYLNDHKTAAVHFENSWKRATRRQDKARGLYWQGRAWEAAGDRTGAVKFYQAAADPTVYYGQLALEELGVRHLNLRTPPAAGPAQKARFERRELVQAIKRLKAIGQEDRTGPLFRHLANTLDDPSEIELAHKLAQSYDLHQNAVQIGQLALNRGLPVDKLAFPLHALPRGVNTNGLDIALIYALTKQESVFNVKARSHANALGLMQMLPATAKTTARKLGVSYSQSRITSDPKYAVLLGSAFLKENLERFGGSYILTFAAYNAGPGRPPEWIERFGDPRTNDVSAIDWVERIPFSETRNYVMKLIENLQVYESRIHNETLDISKDLKRGQP; from the coding sequence ATGATTAAAGCACCCTTCAAATCTGCCATCGCAAGCCTTTGTCTTCTGGCCACGACAAGTCTGGTCGTCGCCCAGACGCTTCCGCAAACCGTTCCCGTGCCGAGGGCTCGCCCCGCAACTGGACCGATGATGGCACCAGTCATCCCGCCCCCGACACCGGCCCCTGTTTCCCTCGTCCCGGAGCGCCTGCCCGAGCCAGCCCAGACAGTCGAAGAGACTGCTGAAGCCGCCGCCGGGGCAGCCTCCGAAGCGGGTACAGACGCCGCCATGCTGCCGGCCGATCTCACAGTTCTACCCAAGAACCGGACAGACCCGATGGTGCCGGTTGCGACCGTGGGATCCGGCGCAACACTGCAACCGCCCAAAGCGGCTCCAACGGTGCAAAGTGCCGCAAGCACCCTGCCCGCGGTTGAACGCCACGACAACGGCATCAGTGCCGAACGAGGCTCCCTCAAAGAGGCGCTGACGGCCCTAGACAAGAACGACCAGAAAACCGCGCTCGCCATTCAAAAGGGCATGAAGCCCTCCCTTGACCGAACGCTGCTGACATACATTTTGATCATCGGCGGCTACCATGATCTGCCCGCAAGCGAGATCAAGGCCTTCTACGAACAGAAAACAGGGTGGCCGAGCCGCGATCTGACGAAACGCCGCATCGAAGAAGCGGTTGCCCGAGAAACGAACTCCGGCGCAGAAATGGTGCGGGCATTTGGCAACAGCATTCCGGGATCGACAACGGCAGCCATCGAACTGGCGATTTCACAGGCGATGGTCGGCAACAAGGCACAGGCGGCCAAACTGATCAGCCCGATCTGGCGCGAACAGGCGCTAAGTGACGATACGGAGAGCAAGATACGGTCAAGCCTTGGCAGCGTCCTGACCAACGCCGACCATTTTTACCGGGCAAGCTACCTGCTCTACAGGGAGCGGGCCAACGGGGCCTTGCGCCTCAAAGGTTATCTCACGGACGCCCAGATGAAGCTCGTCAACGCCCGTGTTGCCGTCATTCGCGGCGACCGCAATGCCGCCTCCCTGCTCAACGCGGTTCCCAGCTCGCTCCGCAATGATCCGGGCTATATCTTCTCCAAGATCCAGTATCTGCGCCGCGCCAACAAGGAAACCGAAGCGGCAGACCTGCTGCTCAAGGCACCGCTTGATGAAGATCGCCTCATCAACCATGATGTCTGGTGGGACGAAAGGCGATTGCTCGCCCGCATGATGCTCAACAACGGCGATGCCAAACGCGCCTACAGGATTGCGGCGCGCCATTCGGCAGAATCAGGGGTCGATTTCTCGGAAGCGGAATTCCACGCGGGCTTCTTCGCCCTGCGCTATCTCAACGACCACAAGACCGCTGCCGTCCATTTCGAAAACAGCTGGAAGCGGGCAACCCGTCGTCAGGACAAGGCCCGTGGCCTCTATTGGCAGGGCCGAGCCTGGGAAGCGGCTGGCGATCGGACAGGAGCGGTAAAATTCTATCAGGCTGCGGCTGATCCAACCGTCTATTACGGCCAGCTCGCCCTCGAAGAGCTGGGTGTCAGGCATCTCAATCTGCGCACCCCGCCCGCAGCTGGCCCTGCCCAGAAAGCCCGCTTTGAACGGCGAGAACTGGTTCAGGCCATCAAACGACTGAAGGCAATCGGGCAGGAAGACAGGACTGGCCCGCTCTTCCGTCATCTTGCCAACACGCTTGACGATCCATCAGAAATCGAACTGGCGCACAAGCTCGCCCAGAGCTATGACCTGCACCAGAACGCGGTCCAGATCGGTCAGCTCGCGCTCAACCGCGGCCTACCGGTCGACAAGCTGGCCTTCCCGCTGCATGCCCTGCCAAGAGGTGTCAACACCAATGGCCTCGACATTGCGTTGATCTATGCTCTGACCAAGCAGGAGAGCGTATTCAACGTCAAGGCCCGCAGCCACGCCAACGCGCTGGGCCTGATGCAGATGCTTCCCGCAACGGCAAAGACGACTGCCCGCAAGCTTGGCGTCTCCTATTCCCAGTCGCGCATCACCAGCGACCCCAAATACGCGGTCCTTTTGGGCAGTGCTTTCCTCAAGGAAAATCTCGAGCGCTTTGGCGGGTCCTACATTCTCACCTTCGCGGCTTACAATGCCGGACCGGGACGACCACCCGAATGGATCGAACGCTTCGGCGACCCGCGCACCAACGACGTCAGCGCCATTGACTGGGTTGAGCGAATCCCCTTCTCGGAAACCCGCAACTATGTCATGAAGCTGATCGAGAATTTGCAGGTCTATGAATCGCGCATCCACAATGAGACGCTCGATATCAGCAAGGACCTCAAGCGCGGTCAGCCATAA
- the smpB gene encoding SsrA-binding protein SmpB, producing MAQKKKKSDPNNRVVAENRKARHDYEFGDVVEAGLLLTGTEVKSLRTGKATIAESYASDENGEIVLINANIPEYDQGNRFNHDPRRPRKLLLHKREIAKMSQAVQRDGMTIVPLKLYFNDKGIAKLAVAVARGKKNYDKRQDAKKRDWQRDKARLLRDKG from the coding sequence ATGGCACAGAAGAAAAAGAAAAGCGATCCGAACAACCGCGTTGTCGCGGAGAATCGGAAGGCGCGACACGATTATGAATTCGGTGATGTTGTCGAAGCAGGATTGCTTCTGACCGGCACGGAGGTGAAATCCCTGCGTACCGGCAAGGCGACCATTGCCGAATCCTATGCGTCTGACGAGAACGGCGAAATTGTCCTGATCAACGCCAACATACCGGAATATGATCAGGGCAACCGGTTCAACCATGATCCGCGCCGACCGCGCAAGTTGCTGTTGCACAAGCGCGAGATCGCCAAGATGAGTCAGGCGGTCCAGCGCGATGGCATGACCATCGTGCCGCTCAAGCTCTATTTCAATGACAAGGGCATCGCCAAACTGGCTGTTGCGGTCGCTCGCGGCAAGAAAAACTACGACAAGCGTCAGGATGCCAAAAAACGGGACTGGCAGCGCGACAAGGCCCGTTTGTTGCGCGACAAGGGCTGA
- the dapA gene encoding 4-hydroxy-tetrahydrodipicolinate synthase gives MFKGSCTALITPFNEGGVDYKAFESFVDWQINEGTHGLVPVGTTGESPTLSHDEHKKVVESCVKVANKRVPVLAGAGSNSTLEAIDLAQFAEKAGADGVLVVTPYYNKPCQNGLYEHFKAVASAISIPLVIYNIPPRSVIDMSVETMARLYEDCPNIVGVKDATGDLVRVTRQRLAMGKDFIQLSGEDATALGFNAQGGHGCISVTANVAPKLCSQFQTACMNGAWDKALELHDLLSPLHRAMFLQPNPAGAKYGLSRLGKIENIVRLPLMAATDPVKAEIDAAMKVAGLI, from the coding sequence ATGTTCAAAGGATCTTGCACTGCACTCATAACTCCTTTCAATGAGGGCGGCGTGGACTACAAGGCCTTTGAGTCTTTTGTGGACTGGCAGATCAACGAAGGCACTCATGGGCTTGTCCCGGTTGGAACAACCGGTGAATCCCCCACTCTCAGTCATGACGAACACAAGAAGGTCGTTGAGTCCTGCGTCAAGGTTGCCAACAAACGTGTTCCGGTTCTGGCTGGTGCCGGGTCCAATTCTACACTGGAAGCGATCGATCTTGCCCAGTTTGCCGAAAAGGCCGGGGCAGACGGTGTGCTGGTCGTAACGCCTTACTACAACAAGCCATGCCAGAACGGCCTCTATGAGCATTTCAAGGCAGTGGCTTCGGCGATTTCCATTCCGCTCGTCATCTACAATATTCCGCCGCGTTCAGTGATCGACATGAGCGTCGAGACCATGGCGCGCCTTTATGAGGATTGCCCGAACATCGTTGGCGTCAAGGATGCCACCGGCGATCTGGTGCGTGTTACCCGTCAGCGTCTGGCCATGGGCAAGGATTTCATCCAGCTTTCCGGCGAAGACGCAACAGCGCTCGGTTTCAATGCTCAGGGCGGGCATGGCTGCATTTCCGTTACTGCCAACGTTGCCCCCAAGCTCTGCAGCCAGTTCCAGACGGCCTGCATGAACGGGGCGTGGGACAAGGCGCTGGAGCTGCATGATCTTTTGTCGCCGCTGCACCGGGCGATGTTCCTTCAGCCAAATCCGGCCGGGGCCAAATATGGTCTGTCTCGCCTTGGCAAGATCGAAAATATCGTTCGTTTGCCGCTGATGGCTGCTACGGACCCGGTAAAAGCTGAAATCGACGCTGCAATGAAGGTTGCAGGTCTGATCTAA